Proteins from a single region of Amycolatopsis sp. CA-230715:
- a CDS encoding type I polyketide synthase: MTEEMTDAIAIVGAGCRMPGAPDLGAFWRNLRGGLDTLTRFDAGELLAAGLPEDLVRRPEFVPVVGLLPGGENFDWRYFGYSPAEAGTIDPQQRIFLEVCLAALQDAAIDPARFPGWIGVFAGCDTAMGPSTGDSDVLGRVIGTDKDFLATRVAYKLGLTGPAITVQTACSTSLVAAHQACQSLRNYECDVALAGGSSLMLPQTGGYLHQEGHVLSADGRCRSFDAGSTGTVPSNGAGAVVLRRLEDALADGDRIMAVLRGSAVNNDGGEKIGYTAPSLTGQRDVVKLALGQSEVDPDDIVHIEGHGTATPVGDPIEVAALTAAFRASTDRVGYCWLGSVKSNIGHTSAAAGIAGLIKTALMLEHRELVPALHFEKPNPRLELGSSPFKVITENQPLPDGPAYAGVSSFGIGGTNAHAVLETPPQRVSGRGPRVFCLAAPSETTLSRARADLAGRVAEVDPVAAAWTLVSGRPELPHRVSVVAEDLDDAVAALRDEVNNPGKAVGDKTTVAFVFPGHGTLYPGAAAAAYGELPVFRELFDEATELARKWGVDLTVAVRENADPLAAKESMVQQIGLFAIGYALGKQLLAWDIRPSALLGQSLGEYVAAALAGLWDLRTGLEVVAARALAIEDVPTARMLAVYAEPGDIAELLDGREISVATEGPGQLVLGGSTEEIERLAADLSARSIDNTVLGTPTAGHTELMRPVGDAVAAAFDRVGHGTVDLPVVSNLTGKIIEPERLADPGYWAEQMCRTVRLTSGMGELLATGCDVVLELGPAQTMIGGLRRHPAWTGEHTGIALLGRAAEPRRETLLGALGRIWESGLPVGWDALFVERPTRCSLPPVPLDSRPLPVPGRPEPVNAKKPAKKTETERAPLADLWCRTLGVPSADPEDNFFRLGGESLGLVRLLGQVREETGVRIAVADLLDDPTFGRLLALVGETATTATTAKRKEPESPNLVRLNGSAGTPLFLAASGTGSSLCYRHLAPLLGESEHAVYGLEAPGLHDGAEPLDRFEALARENLALLKSVQPTGPYRLGGWSLGAMLAHEMARQLLDEGERVETLLCIDGFVPWTRGLPIGTRPGYLAGGLWSRAQTALGRSEHVTAALRLNDDTSEGSGKDTSEAPGEEYVRVYNAGVRAVLRYVPRPLDCAAVVFKTGLTERTRTRVLRATAPLYLGGVRVVGAPGDHWSVLGPRHVDALAEELRNVLAEPGKE; encoded by the coding sequence ATGACCGAAGAAATGACCGACGCGATCGCGATCGTCGGCGCGGGCTGCCGGATGCCGGGGGCGCCCGATCTCGGCGCGTTCTGGCGGAACCTGCGCGGGGGCCTCGACACCCTGACCCGGTTCGACGCCGGCGAGCTGCTGGCCGCCGGGCTGCCGGAGGACCTGGTGCGTCGCCCCGAGTTCGTGCCGGTGGTCGGGCTGCTGCCCGGCGGCGAGAACTTCGACTGGCGCTACTTCGGCTACAGCCCGGCGGAAGCGGGGACGATCGACCCCCAGCAGCGGATCTTCCTCGAGGTCTGCCTCGCCGCGTTGCAGGACGCGGCCATCGACCCGGCGCGCTTCCCCGGCTGGATCGGGGTCTTCGCCGGGTGCGACACCGCGATGGGTCCGTCCACAGGGGACTCCGACGTGCTCGGCAGGGTGATCGGCACGGACAAGGACTTCCTGGCCACGCGCGTCGCCTACAAGCTGGGCCTCACCGGGCCCGCGATCACCGTGCAGACCGCGTGCTCGACCTCGCTCGTCGCCGCGCACCAGGCCTGCCAGAGCCTGCGGAACTACGAGTGCGACGTTGCGCTGGCTGGGGGCAGCTCGCTCATGCTGCCGCAGACCGGCGGGTACCTGCACCAGGAGGGCCACGTGCTCTCCGCCGACGGCCGGTGCCGCTCGTTCGACGCAGGCTCGACCGGGACCGTGCCGAGCAACGGCGCAGGCGCCGTGGTGCTGCGCAGGCTGGAAGACGCGCTCGCCGACGGTGACCGGATCATGGCCGTGCTGCGCGGTTCCGCGGTCAACAACGACGGCGGCGAGAAGATCGGCTACACCGCGCCTTCGCTGACCGGTCAGCGCGACGTCGTCAAGCTCGCGTTAGGACAGTCCGAAGTGGACCCCGACGACATCGTGCACATCGAGGGCCACGGCACCGCGACCCCGGTCGGCGACCCGATCGAGGTCGCCGCGCTCACCGCGGCGTTCCGCGCGTCGACGGACCGCGTCGGGTACTGCTGGCTCGGCTCGGTGAAGAGCAACATCGGGCACACGAGCGCGGCCGCGGGAATCGCCGGGCTCATCAAGACCGCGCTGATGCTCGAACACCGCGAGCTGGTGCCGGCCCTGCACTTCGAGAAACCGAACCCCCGGCTCGAACTGGGGAGCTCCCCGTTCAAGGTCATCACGGAGAACCAGCCACTGCCTGACGGGCCAGCGTACGCCGGAGTCAGCTCCTTCGGCATCGGTGGTACCAACGCGCACGCGGTGCTGGAAACCCCGCCGCAGCGCGTGTCCGGGCGCGGGCCGCGCGTGTTCTGCCTTGCGGCGCCATCGGAAACGACGCTGAGCCGGGCCCGCGCCGACCTCGCCGGCCGGGTCGCCGAGGTCGACCCGGTGGCTGCCGCGTGGACGCTGGTCAGCGGGCGGCCGGAGCTACCGCACCGGGTCAGCGTCGTCGCCGAAGATCTCGACGACGCGGTCGCGGCGCTGCGCGACGAGGTGAACAACCCGGGAAAGGCGGTGGGCGACAAGACGACCGTCGCCTTCGTCTTCCCCGGCCACGGCACCCTCTACCCCGGCGCCGCCGCGGCAGCATACGGGGAGCTCCCCGTTTTCCGGGAGCTGTTCGACGAGGCAACCGAACTGGCCCGCAAGTGGGGCGTCGACCTGACCGTGGCGGTGCGCGAAAACGCCGATCCCTTGGCGGCCAAGGAAAGCATGGTCCAGCAGATCGGACTGTTCGCGATCGGGTACGCGCTCGGCAAGCAACTGCTCGCGTGGGACATCCGCCCGAGCGCGCTGCTCGGGCAGAGCCTCGGCGAGTACGTGGCCGCCGCGCTGGCCGGGCTGTGGGACCTGCGCACCGGGCTCGAGGTCGTCGCCGCCCGCGCGCTGGCCATCGAGGACGTGCCGACCGCGCGCATGCTCGCCGTCTACGCCGAACCCGGCGACATCGCCGAACTACTCGACGGCAGGGAGATCTCGGTCGCGACCGAAGGCCCCGGGCAGCTCGTGCTCGGCGGCTCGACCGAGGAGATCGAACGGCTCGCCGCCGACCTGAGCGCGCGGTCGATCGACAACACCGTGCTCGGCACGCCCACCGCGGGGCACACCGAACTCATGCGCCCGGTCGGGGACGCGGTGGCCGCCGCCTTCGACCGGGTCGGCCACGGCACCGTGGACCTGCCCGTGGTGTCGAACCTGACCGGCAAGATCATCGAACCCGAGCGGCTCGCTGACCCCGGGTACTGGGCGGAGCAGATGTGCCGCACGGTCCGGCTGACCTCCGGCATGGGCGAGCTGCTGGCCACCGGCTGCGACGTGGTGCTCGAACTCGGGCCAGCGCAGACCATGATCGGCGGGCTCCGCCGCCACCCCGCGTGGACCGGCGAGCACACCGGCATCGCGCTGCTCGGGCGCGCGGCCGAGCCGAGGCGGGAAACCCTGCTCGGCGCGCTCGGCCGGATCTGGGAGAGCGGCCTGCCCGTCGGCTGGGACGCGTTGTTCGTCGAACGGCCCACCCGGTGCTCGCTGCCCCCGGTGCCGCTCGACTCGCGGCCGTTGCCGGTCCCCGGCCGCCCGGAGCCGGTGAACGCGAAGAAGCCTGCCAAGAAGACCGAGACGGAACGCGCTCCGCTGGCCGATCTCTGGTGCCGCACACTCGGCGTCCCCTCGGCAGACCCGGAGGACAACTTCTTCCGGCTCGGCGGCGAATCGCTCGGGCTCGTGCGGCTCCTCGGGCAGGTGCGCGAGGAGACCGGGGTCCGGATCGCCGTCGCGGACCTGCTCGACGACCCGACCTTCGGCAGGCTCCTCGCACTCGTCGGCGAGACAGCGACGACGGCGACGACGGCGAAAAGAAAGGAGCCGGAATCGCCGAACCTGGTGCGGCTCAACGGATCCGCGGGCACGCCGCTGTTCCTCGCCGCGTCCGGAACCGGGAGTTCGCTGTGCTACCGGCATCTCGCCCCGCTGCTGGGGGAAAGCGAGCACGCCGTGTACGGACTCGAAGCACCCGGCCTGCACGACGGAGCCGAGCCCCTCGACCGGTTCGAGGCGCTGGCACGGGAAAACCTCGCGCTGCTCAAATCCGTGCAGCCGACCGGCCCGTACCGGCTCGGCGGCTGGTCGCTCGGCGCCATGCTCGCGCACGAAATGGCGCGGCAGCTCCTCGACGAAGGCGAGCGCGTGGAGACGCTGCTGTGCATCGACGGGTTCGTGCCGTGGACGCGGGGCCTGCCGATCGGCACGCGGCCCGGTTATCTCGCGGGTGGCCTGTGGTCGCGCGCCCAGACCGCGCTCGGCCGCTCGGAGCACGTGACGGCCGCGCTCCGGCTCAACGACGACACGAGCGAGGGTTCGGGCAAGGACACGAGCGAAGCGCCGGGCGAAGAGTACGTGCGCGTCTACAACGCGGGCGTGCGCGCCGTCCTGCGGTACGTGCCGCGCCCGCTGGACTGCGCGGCGGTGGTGTTCAAGACCGGGTTGACCGAGCGGACCAGGACGCGCGTGCTGCGAGCCACCGCGCCGCTCTACCTCGGCGGCGTGCGCGTCGTCGGCGCGCCGGGCGATCACTGGTCCGTACTGGGCCCGCGGCACGTCGACGCGCTGGCGGAAGAACTGCGAAACGTTTTGGCAGAACCGGGGAAGGAATAA
- the ccrA gene encoding crotonyl-CoA carboxylase/reductase: MSDLSEALAKGATAEEIERTAVPERFTAAHLRVEDTGMFRGVEDKDVRKSLRVGEVPMPELAPDEVLIGVMASSVNYNTVWSAMFEPIPTFRFLEQFAKTGGWATRHDLPHQVVGSDASGVIVRVGSGVRRWKVGDHVVVSPAYVDDQEAASHADGMLGAEQRAWGFETNFGGLAEYSVVRASQLIRKPAHLTWEESACTTLCAGTAYRMLVSDRGARMKQGDIVLIWGAGGGLGGYAIQFVKNGGGIPVGVVGSERKAEIVRRLGCDIVVTREEIGLGDDHSDDPAEVIRIGKRLGGIIREKTGRDPDIVFEHVGQATFGISVFVVSRGGTVVTCGSSTGYHHGFDNRYLWMKLKRIVGSHVANLQENVECGRLFESGRIVPTMSAVYPLADVGEAARLVQENRHTGKVAVLCLAHSEGLGVTDPALRASIGEDTLNPLRGLTR; this comes from the coding sequence ATGAGCGATTTGTCCGAGGCGCTCGCGAAAGGCGCGACGGCCGAAGAAATCGAAAGAACCGCGGTTCCGGAAAGGTTCACGGCCGCGCATTTGCGGGTCGAGGACACCGGGATGTTCCGCGGTGTCGAGGACAAGGACGTCCGCAAGTCGTTGCGGGTCGGCGAGGTGCCGATGCCCGAGCTCGCACCCGATGAGGTGCTGATCGGCGTGATGGCCAGCTCGGTCAACTACAACACCGTGTGGTCGGCGATGTTCGAGCCCATTCCGACCTTCCGCTTCCTCGAACAGTTCGCGAAGACCGGCGGTTGGGCGACCCGGCACGACCTGCCCCACCAGGTCGTCGGGTCGGACGCCTCCGGTGTGATCGTGCGGGTCGGCTCCGGGGTGCGGCGCTGGAAGGTCGGCGACCACGTCGTGGTCAGCCCCGCCTACGTCGACGACCAGGAGGCCGCCAGCCACGCCGACGGCATGCTGGGCGCCGAGCAGCGCGCTTGGGGTTTCGAGACCAACTTCGGCGGCCTCGCCGAGTACTCCGTGGTCAGGGCGAGTCAGCTCATCCGCAAACCGGCACATCTGACCTGGGAAGAGTCAGCCTGCACGACGCTGTGCGCGGGCACCGCGTACCGGATGCTCGTCAGCGACCGCGGCGCGCGGATGAAACAGGGCGACATCGTGCTCATCTGGGGCGCGGGCGGCGGTCTCGGCGGCTACGCGATCCAGTTCGTCAAGAACGGCGGCGGGATCCCGGTCGGCGTGGTCGGCTCGGAGCGCAAGGCCGAGATCGTGCGCCGCCTCGGCTGCGACATCGTCGTGACGCGCGAGGAAATCGGCCTCGGTGACGACCACTCGGACGACCCCGCCGAGGTCATCCGCATCGGCAAGCGGCTCGGCGGGATCATCCGCGAGAAGACCGGCCGCGACCCCGACATCGTGTTCGAACACGTCGGGCAGGCGACGTTCGGGATTTCGGTGTTCGTGGTCAGCCGCGGCGGCACCGTGGTGACCTGCGGTTCCAGCACCGGCTACCACCACGGCTTCGACAACAGGTACCTGTGGATGAAGCTGAAGCGGATCGTCGGCAGCCACGTGGCGAACCTGCAGGAGAACGTCGAATGCGGGCGGCTGTTCGAATCCGGCCGGATCGTGCCGACGATGTCGGCGGTCTACCCGCTCGCGGACGTGGGTGAAGCGGCGCGGCTGGTGCAGGAGAACCGGCACACCGGCAAGGTGGCGGTGCTGTGCCTGGCGCACTCGGAAGGACTCGGCGTCACCGATCCGGCACTGCGCGCGAGCATCGGCGAGGACACGTTGAACCCGCTACGAGGCCTCACCCGATAG
- a CDS encoding MbtH family protein translates to MTNPFEDPDGRYYVLVNDEGQHSLWPTFVDVPAGWTIAHGEDSRDACLEYVEQNWTDMRPKSLIKAMEAN, encoded by the coding sequence ATGACGAACCCGTTCGAGGATCCAGACGGCCGCTACTACGTGCTCGTCAACGACGAGGGCCAGCACTCGCTGTGGCCGACGTTCGTCGACGTGCCCGCGGGCTGGACAATCGCGCACGGCGAGGACAGCCGTGACGCCTGCCTTGAGTACGTCGAGCAGAACTGGACCGACATGCGGCCCAAGAGCCTGATCAAGGCCATGGAAGCCAACTGA
- a CDS encoding SDR family oxidoreductase — MDLGLGGKTALVTGASRGIGLATVRTLTEAGMKVVAAARTTTPELTETGAAVVNADLSTLEGVRGAVSGAEELVGDLDLLVNNVGGAVGDMVGGFEAFDDDRWQEIFDLNFFSAVRAIRCALPGLKRAGGSIVNVSSIGARIPGEGPHPYTTAKAALTALGSALAEQYGPQGVRVNTVSPGPTRTSLWVGDSEAGARVAAARGITVDELVKEVIGRLRITTGRPVEPTEVASVIAFLASPLAASVNGADYVVDGGVTKAA, encoded by the coding sequence ATGGATCTTGGCCTCGGGGGGAAGACGGCACTGGTGACCGGCGCGAGCCGCGGGATCGGGCTGGCCACGGTGCGGACGCTGACCGAAGCGGGCATGAAGGTGGTCGCGGCGGCGCGGACGACGACACCGGAGCTCACCGAAACCGGTGCCGCCGTGGTGAACGCGGACCTGTCGACGCTCGAGGGCGTGCGCGGCGCGGTGTCGGGGGCCGAAGAGCTGGTCGGCGATCTCGACCTGCTGGTGAACAACGTCGGCGGCGCGGTGGGCGACATGGTCGGCGGCTTCGAGGCGTTCGACGACGACCGCTGGCAGGAGATCTTCGATCTGAACTTCTTCTCCGCGGTGCGGGCGATCCGCTGCGCGCTGCCCGGCCTGAAGCGCGCGGGCGGCTCGATCGTCAACGTGTCCTCGATCGGCGCGCGGATCCCCGGCGAGGGGCCGCACCCGTACACCACGGCGAAGGCGGCGCTGACCGCGCTGGGCAGCGCGCTCGCCGAGCAGTACGGGCCGCAGGGCGTGCGGGTGAACACCGTTTCCCCCGGCCCGACCAGGACCTCGTTGTGGGTCGGCGACAGCGAAGCGGGCGCGCGCGTGGCGGCGGCGCGCGGCATCACCGTGGACGAGCTGGTCAAGGAGGTCATCGGCAGGCTGCGCATCACCACCGGCCGCCCGGTGGAGCCGACGGAGGTGGCGTCCGTGATCGCCTTCCTCGCCTCGCCGCTGGCTGCCAGCGTGAACGGCGCCGACTACGTGGTCGACGGCGGTGTGACGAAAGCGGCCTGA
- a CDS encoding putative bifunctional diguanylate cyclase/phosphodiesterase, which yields MPNPHRKSPAPSPDGARELELLARKWAYLLSGVVVVSMGREDLDRELRYQLETLCSAVAAEPVDAAAASGVGERLVALGYVGEQGLQCTVDVLGKGLLGLSAFQPLSHYAERITAALGALACGFVTATRAAVLEQQEIMQLSLLKAVRDAKWHLKESEARFDEVATSSASGIMTIDLDGRLSQANAALGEILAVSPSSLTGTMVYDLVRADSAETLREGIAALLAGERDRFRQSQQFHRADGDTARISLTISMLRDAENKPSHFVGVVEDGTELMLLQNELKRQSLHDVLTGLPNRQYFGTHLESVLRRADPALGITVLHLDLDAFSKVCDSLGRRAGEQLLVQSARRLKTVFAREKSMIARFDGDEFGIVVENSATTPDVSTLVANINAELTEPSYVEGHGLALPASIGVVHRPPHDSDPAELLRAADSALRRAKDGRRGQWELFHPGQDAADRRARLLAIGMPGAWEHGEITVRYRPVKHLATGEVAGVEAVLHWDRPEHDPVPHHRCVELAEETGLMLPLGEWVLRTACGQLRWWRQQSGFTGPLVVGLSVNQAGDADLVRRVLGALAESGAEPGWLTLGIPAAALTAAEAQDNLTVLADRGITMMLDDVGPGAEDLALLAELPVGAVRITHRHVSGQAREAAAALVPFLGRAGAATLVDGIDSADHAEWWRVAGVTTATGDHLGIPVPATEIHTAL from the coding sequence ATGCCGAACCCCCATCGGAAATCCCCCGCACCGTCCCCGGACGGCGCCCGTGAGCTGGAGTTGCTCGCGCGGAAGTGGGCATATCTGCTCAGCGGGGTCGTCGTCGTGTCCATGGGCAGGGAGGATCTCGACCGGGAACTGCGGTACCAGCTCGAAACGCTGTGCTCGGCGGTGGCCGCGGAACCCGTCGACGCGGCGGCCGCGAGCGGGGTCGGCGAACGGCTGGTCGCGCTCGGGTACGTCGGCGAACAGGGCCTGCAGTGCACGGTGGACGTCCTCGGCAAGGGACTGCTGGGCTTGAGCGCGTTCCAGCCCCTGTCGCACTACGCCGAGCGGATCACGGCGGCACTGGGCGCGCTCGCCTGTGGTTTCGTGACGGCGACGCGGGCGGCCGTGCTGGAGCAGCAGGAGATCATGCAGCTCTCGTTGCTCAAGGCCGTACGGGACGCGAAGTGGCACCTCAAGGAAAGCGAGGCCCGGTTCGACGAGGTCGCCACGTCCTCGGCCAGCGGCATCATGACGATCGACCTGGACGGGCGGTTGTCGCAGGCAAACGCCGCGCTCGGCGAGATCCTCGCGGTCTCGCCGTCGAGCCTGACCGGGACAATGGTGTACGACCTGGTCCGCGCGGACTCGGCGGAAACGCTGCGGGAGGGCATCGCCGCGCTGCTGGCAGGCGAGCGGGACCGGTTCCGCCAATCGCAGCAGTTCCACCGCGCCGACGGCGACACCGCGCGGATCTCGCTTACGATCTCGATGCTGCGCGACGCCGAGAACAAGCCGAGCCACTTCGTCGGCGTCGTCGAGGACGGCACGGAACTGATGCTGCTGCAGAACGAGCTGAAGCGGCAGTCGCTGCACGACGTGCTGACCGGCCTGCCGAACCGGCAGTACTTCGGCACGCACCTGGAAAGCGTGCTGCGACGCGCCGATCCCGCGCTCGGGATCACCGTGCTGCACCTCGACCTCGACGCGTTCTCGAAGGTGTGCGACAGCCTGGGCCGTCGTGCCGGCGAACAACTGCTCGTGCAGTCGGCACGGCGGCTGAAAACCGTGTTCGCGCGGGAAAAGTCGATGATCGCGCGCTTCGACGGCGACGAGTTCGGGATCGTGGTGGAGAACTCGGCGACGACACCGGACGTCTCCACGCTGGTCGCGAACATCAACGCCGAGCTGACCGAACCGTCCTATGTGGAGGGACACGGGCTGGCGCTGCCCGCGAGCATCGGCGTGGTGCACCGGCCGCCGCACGACAGCGATCCCGCGGAACTGCTGCGCGCGGCGGATTCGGCGCTGCGGCGCGCGAAGGACGGCCGTCGCGGGCAGTGGGAGCTGTTCCACCCCGGCCAGGACGCGGCCGACCGGCGGGCGCGGCTGCTCGCGATCGGGATGCCGGGCGCGTGGGAGCACGGCGAGATCACCGTGCGGTACCGGCCGGTGAAGCACCTGGCCACCGGCGAGGTCGCCGGTGTGGAAGCGGTGCTGCACTGGGATCGGCCGGAGCACGACCCGGTGCCGCACCACCGCTGCGTCGAACTGGCCGAGGAGACCGGGCTGATGCTGCCGCTCGGCGAATGGGTGCTGCGGACCGCGTGCGGGCAGCTTCGGTGGTGGCGGCAGCAAAGCGGCTTCACCGGACCGCTCGTGGTCGGGCTGTCGGTGAACCAGGCCGGTGACGCGGACCTGGTGCGCCGGGTGCTCGGCGCGCTGGCCGAAAGCGGCGCCGAGCCGGGCTGGCTGACGCTCGGGATCCCGGCCGCGGCGCTGACCGCGGCCGAAGCGCAGGACAATCTCACCGTGCTCGCCGATCGCGGGATCACCATGATGCTCGACGACGTCGGCCCCGGCGCGGAGGACCTCGCCCTGCTGGCCGAGTTGCCGGTAGGCGCGGTCCGCATCACCCATCGCCACGTCTCCGGGCAGGCGCGCGAGGCCGCGGCCGCGCTCGTCCCGTTCCTCGGCCGCGCCGGCGCGGCCACGCTGGTCGACGGGATCGACAGCGCCGACCATGCCGAATGGTGGCGCGTCGCGGGCGTCACCACCGCGACCGGCGACCACCTCGGAATCCCGGTCCCGGCAACGGAAATCCACACCGCGCTCTGA
- a CDS encoding SAM-dependent methyltransferase — MARTYDFMLGGGHNFAVDRAVGEQIGRAMPGLRQAARVNRTFLGRVVRFLTDQGIRQFLDVGSGIPTVSNVHEVAQQADPACRVVYVDRDPVAVAHSELMLSGNDRAAIVQADMRDPEGILAHPDTRRLLDFDQPVGLLMLLMLHWIPDDSDPLALLARYRDALPGGSYLAITHVTGDHQGENLTEATDVIKRSKSPDQITLRTRARIAELFTGFDLVEPGLVGCAEWRPRGPADISDEPDMNMLVYAGVGVKQSRNDEE, encoded by the coding sequence ATGGCCCGCACGTACGACTTCATGCTGGGCGGCGGGCACAACTTCGCCGTCGACCGCGCCGTCGGTGAGCAGATCGGCCGCGCCATGCCGGGACTCCGCCAGGCCGCGCGGGTGAACAGGACGTTCCTCGGCCGCGTCGTGCGGTTCCTGACCGACCAGGGCATTCGCCAGTTCCTCGACGTCGGCTCCGGTATCCCGACCGTGTCCAACGTGCACGAGGTCGCGCAGCAGGCCGATCCCGCGTGCCGGGTGGTCTACGTCGACCGCGATCCGGTCGCGGTCGCGCACAGCGAGCTGATGCTCTCCGGCAACGACCGCGCCGCGATCGTCCAGGCCGACATGCGCGATCCGGAGGGCATCCTCGCGCACCCGGACACCCGGCGGCTGCTGGACTTCGACCAGCCGGTCGGCCTGCTGATGTTGCTGATGCTGCACTGGATCCCGGACGACTCGGACCCGCTCGCGCTGCTGGCGCGGTACCGCGACGCGCTGCCCGGCGGCAGCTACCTCGCGATCACCCACGTCACCGGCGACCACCAGGGCGAGAACCTCACCGAGGCGACCGACGTGATCAAGCGCAGCAAGAGCCCCGACCAGATCACGCTACGGACGCGCGCGCGGATCGCCGAGCTGTTCACCGGTTTCGACCTGGTCGAACCCGGCCTCGTCGGCTGCGCGGAATGGCGGCCGCGCGGGCCCGCCGACATTTCCGACGAGCCCGACATGAACATGCTGGTCTACGCGGGTGTCGGCGTTAAGCAATCTCGAAACGACGAAGAGTAG
- a CDS encoding cytochrome P450 — MSVPVARGRWPVLGHTPALLRRRSGFTASLRESGEIVKVYLGPMRAYFVTSPALTHRVLVTNGSSFRKGAMFDKFQPYLGNGLLLSNGAFHLRQRRLIQPAFHRERIARYAETMVRAARELTGTWRRGEVRDLTADMQGLAVTIVGEALFSTELGKRAIAEVRRSIFVVIKQGMIRALSPSFVEKLPVPGNRRFDEAIGRMRAIVLEVIASWRADGTDHGDLLSMLLLAQDEETGERMTDRQTYDEVLTLLTAGIETTALALAWIFHEIARHPEVERRLRAEIDEVLDGRPLTVDDIGKLTYTHQVVNEVLRMYPVWILMRRATEEVELGDVRLPEGAEVIISPHALHYDPESYVDPERFDPDRWAPGGADEVPKGAFIPFGGGTRQCMGNVFAQTEIVITVATVLADWRLVPVPGRPVRVKFTSAAYPSEMPMTVTER, encoded by the coding sequence ATGTCCGTTCCCGTGGCGCGGGGCCGCTGGCCCGTCCTCGGGCACACGCCCGCGCTGTTGCGGCGGCGTTCCGGATTCACCGCGTCGCTGCGGGAAAGCGGGGAGATAGTCAAGGTCTACCTCGGCCCGATGCGGGCGTACTTCGTCACCAGCCCGGCGCTGACCCACCGCGTGCTGGTGACGAACGGGTCCAGTTTTCGCAAGGGCGCCATGTTCGACAAGTTCCAGCCCTACCTGGGAAACGGGCTGCTCCTGTCGAACGGCGCGTTCCACCTGCGGCAGCGCAGGCTCATCCAGCCCGCGTTCCACCGCGAGCGGATCGCGCGGTACGCGGAGACGATGGTGCGGGCGGCGCGCGAGCTGACCGGGACCTGGCGGCGGGGAGAAGTCCGCGACCTCACCGCGGACATGCAGGGGCTCGCGGTCACCATCGTCGGCGAGGCCCTGTTCTCCACCGAACTGGGCAAGCGCGCGATCGCCGAGGTCCGCCGGTCCATCTTCGTGGTGATCAAGCAGGGCATGATCCGCGCGCTGTCGCCGTCCTTCGTGGAAAAGCTGCCCGTGCCGGGGAACCGGCGGTTCGACGAAGCCATCGGCCGCATGCGGGCCATCGTGCTCGAAGTCATCGCGAGCTGGCGCGCCGACGGCACCGATCACGGCGATCTCCTCTCGATGCTGCTGCTGGCGCAGGACGAGGAAACCGGCGAGCGGATGACCGACCGGCAGACCTACGACGAGGTGCTCACGCTTCTCACCGCGGGCATCGAAACCACCGCGCTCGCGCTGGCGTGGATCTTCCACGAGATCGCGCGCCATCCCGAAGTGGAGCGGCGGCTTCGCGCCGAGATCGACGAAGTGCTCGACGGCAGGCCGCTCACCGTCGACGACATCGGGAAGCTGACCTACACCCACCAGGTGGTCAACGAGGTGCTGCGGATGTACCCAGTGTGGATCCTGATGCGCCGCGCCACCGAGGAGGTCGAGCTCGGCGATGTCCGGCTCCCGGAGGGCGCCGAAGTGATCATCAGCCCGCACGCGCTGCACTACGACCCGGAGTCCTATGTGGACCCCGAGCGCTTCGACCCGGACCGCTGGGCGCCCGGCGGCGCGGACGAAGTGCCGAAAGGGGCCTTCATCCCGTTCGGCGGCGGCACCCGCCAGTGCATGGGGAACGTGTTCGCCCAGACCGAAATCGTCATCACCGTGGCCACCGTGCTCGCGGACTGGCGGCTGGTCCCGGTACCGGGACGGCCCGTGCGGGTGAAGTTCACCTCGGCCGCCTACCCGTCCGAAATGCCGATGACCGTAACCGAAAGGTAG